Proteins encoded by one window of Erysipelothrix rhusiopathiae:
- a CDS encoding 23S rRNA (pseudouridine(1915)-N(3))-methyltransferase RlmH — protein sequence MIKIIAIGKIKEKPMQALIQEYEKRLKPIHSVEMIELTNSNKSDVTSIIEDECQRILEKIDDRDYVVLMDLSGKDLDSVSMSEKIMDLIDMGKPITFIIGGSHGVNQSIRERSNYRWKISNLTFPHQLVRLMLYEQVYRFFMISKNHPYHK from the coding sequence GTGATAAAAATTATCGCAATTGGAAAAATTAAAGAAAAACCAATGCAAGCACTGATTCAAGAATATGAGAAACGCCTTAAACCCATTCATTCTGTCGAAATGATTGAACTAACAAACTCAAATAAAAGCGATGTTACGAGTATCATTGAAGATGAATGTCAAAGAATACTTGAGAAAATTGATGATCGCGACTATGTGGTATTGATGGACTTAAGTGGAAAAGATTTGGACTCGGTTTCGATGAGTGAAAAAATAATGGATCTCATCGATATGGGAAAGCCAATCACATTTATTATTGGTGGTTCTCACGGTGTAAACCAATCAATAAGAGAACGTTCTAACTATCGTTGGAAGATTTCAAACCTTACTTTTCCACATCAACTTGTCCGCCTTATGTTGTATGAACAAGTGTATCGGTTTTTTATGATTTCAAAAAATCATCCATATCACAAGTAA
- a CDS encoding phosphocarrier protein HPr, which produces MKEITVTVIDPVGLHARPATVAVNAASKFKSEIKISYKGKAVNMKSIMGVMSLGIPTQSEIVISAEGEDQDDAIATIEEVLKAQKVIA; this is translated from the coding sequence ATGAAAGAGATTACAGTAACAGTTATTGATCCTGTTGGATTGCATGCGCGTCCTGCAACCGTAGCAGTAAATGCAGCAAGCAAATTCAAGAGCGAAATCAAAATCAGCTACAAAGGTAAAGCTGTAAACATGAAGTCAATCATGGGCGTTATGTCATTAGGAATTCCAACTCAGTCAGAAATCGTTATTTCTGCTGAAGGCGAAGATCAAGATGATGCAATCGCTACAATTGAAGAAGTACTAAAAGCACAAAAAGTAATTGCTTAA
- a CDS encoding S1C family serine protease: protein MKKDQGFKNTFIGILVILLAWNGFLTYQVYDLNNRPTVTEKTEDGKTVEKVVTEFETDPTKVVENVRDQVVSVLNVQSGQLAGSGSGVVYKNEGGKIHIITNNHVTEKGEQYYVQFSNGEKVEAKLLGADPFTDLALLQVETDSDVKPMKLGDSSVVKVGEFVLAIGSPVDLEFANSVTFGVISGKDRKVPVDLNGDRNPDWDMVVMQTDAAINPGNSGGALVNMNGELIGINSMKLSSAQVEGMGFSIPINEVVPIIKQIEETGKVQYPVIGISGVSVSEMNPFLKNYYKVPSDVNAGVFIAELTQNGPARKADIKEGDILTHINDKAISSYREFRRELYAHKVGDTVKLTINRNGEIHEVEVTLQ from the coding sequence ATGAAAAAAGATCAAGGATTTAAAAATACATTTATTGGAATTTTAGTTATTTTACTTGCATGGAATGGATTTCTAACCTATCAAGTCTACGACCTAAACAATCGTCCAACAGTCACTGAGAAGACCGAAGATGGTAAAACTGTAGAAAAAGTTGTTACAGAATTTGAAACAGATCCAACGAAAGTCGTTGAAAATGTTCGCGACCAAGTTGTGAGTGTATTAAATGTCCAAAGTGGACAACTTGCGGGTAGTGGATCAGGTGTAGTGTACAAAAATGAAGGTGGTAAGATTCACATTATCACCAATAATCACGTAACTGAAAAAGGTGAACAATACTATGTTCAATTCTCAAATGGCGAAAAAGTAGAAGCGAAACTTTTAGGCGCGGATCCTTTTACAGATTTAGCACTACTTCAAGTAGAAACTGATTCGGATGTGAAGCCAATGAAACTGGGGGATTCTTCTGTTGTTAAGGTGGGGGAATTTGTCCTCGCTATTGGAAGTCCAGTAGATTTAGAATTCGCAAACTCCGTAACATTTGGAGTTATTTCTGGAAAAGATCGTAAAGTTCCAGTTGATTTAAATGGAGACCGTAATCCGGATTGGGATATGGTTGTAATGCAAACAGATGCTGCAATTAACCCGGGAAATAGTGGTGGAGCACTTGTAAACATGAATGGAGAATTAATTGGTATTAATTCCATGAAACTCTCTTCAGCTCAAGTTGAAGGAATGGGATTCTCAATTCCTATCAATGAAGTGGTTCCAATCATTAAACAAATTGAAGAAACTGGAAAAGTACAATATCCAGTTATAGGGATTTCAGGTGTTTCGGTTTCTGAAATGAACCCATTCCTTAAAAATTACTATAAAGTTCCTTCAGATGTAAATGCGGGAGTATTTATTGCTGAGTTAACTCAAAATGGACCAGCACGTAAAGCAGATATTAAAGAGGGTGACATTCTAACCCATATTAATGACAAAGCCATTTCGAGTTATCGCGAGTTTAGACGTGAACTATATGCACATAAAGTCGGTGATACCGTTAAACTAACGATAAATCGTAATGGAGAAATTCACGAGGTAGAGGTAACATTGCAGTGA